One Microbacterium trichothecenolyticum DNA window includes the following coding sequences:
- the eccCa gene encoding type VII secretion protein EccCa: protein MSTGPRIAPPSLPNGRIVLQPPPELVPNEGGSGILTSLLPMLGSVGAIVMVTISNSGPTGFLIGGMFLLSSLGFVAVNGWRQRAQRNAEVLGNRREYLAYLSDLRETVRVAARKQRRHGGWIMPAPAALPYIAEERSRVWERQPGDETFLLARIGVADQPLSLTLEAPELPPLAQLDPVAASAAHRFMLTHEIQRELPLGFPLGDYARIELVGTDEAAVRSLARSLVASAATLHDPEDVIIAVLAGPAQTPAWDWVKWLPHAMSSRVQDRLGPARMISASLDELVDMLPPQLASRPRFAPGGGVTPHVVLVVDGVDVSAVGSLGGLENAQGVTVIDLPTRWDELDDPAVARVALAEAVAPARSRRGEAKEIVAPAEFIDGAGRAQTFFPDAMSIAEAEATARRLMPLRPAPMVVTDAPTTQGQAELTELLGLPDVRTIDFDRAWSPRLERDRLRVPIGQEPSGTPLVLDLKESASQGMGPHGVMVGATGSGKSEVLRTLVLALAMTHSPEQLNFVLVDFKGGATFAGMAEMPHVSAVITNLGAELALVDRFQDALQGEIVRRQELLRAAGNFANVGEYEAARRGGRTDLAPLPALLIVVDEFSELLSAKPEFVDSFLNIGRVGRSLHVHLLLASQRLEEGKLRGLDTYLSYRIGLRTFSAAESRTIIGTPDAYTLPQEPGVGFLKSDTENLVQFRAAYVSGRPKGTAGLSVDEVDVAGTGPARVEVFTAMVQPDDERADDTDAEPEAVAVPVADKRSTFQIAVDRMKDRGPEAHQVWLPPLAEPAPLDELMPDLAEDPELGLVSRRWRDAGALTVPIGVVDIPLEQRRDHLTVSLGGAAGHVAIVGSPLSGKSTLARTLVSALALTGSPRELQFFVLDFGGGGFTAMQRHPHIAGVATRTEPEAVRRAVAEVEAVLDAREQYFRRNAVDSIETYRSRRREGRLDDGFGDVFLVVDGWSTLRAEFEALEARIQTIAARGLSFGVHVVVTANRWLEIRAALKDLVQTRLELRLGDPTDSDVDRKQAANVPVGQPGRGLSATKLQMLTSVPRIDGSDDPATIADGVADMIGKVTAAWRGEPGPKLRLLPESITLDEVRALVEPGDPRLLLGIEEAQLAPFGVDPRVEPHLFVYGDSGMGKSSFLRGVAKEIQRLYTPAEAKIFVVDYRRALLGEIPDDYLGAYLTSHDLATGGMNDLAQYFSTRIPGPDVTPAQLRERSWWKGAEGFIFVDDYDLVATSQGNPLAVLQPLLAQAGDLGLHVILTRRSGGASRAAYDPIIQRFTDLGVTGILLGGNPEEGALIGRVKPERAAPGRAQIVSREHGLIASQLVFSPPAH from the coding sequence GTGAGCACGGGTCCGCGCATCGCCCCGCCGTCGCTGCCCAACGGGCGGATCGTGCTGCAACCGCCGCCCGAGCTGGTCCCGAACGAGGGCGGCAGCGGCATCCTGACCTCCCTGCTGCCGATGCTCGGCAGCGTGGGCGCGATCGTCATGGTCACGATCTCGAACAGCGGACCGACCGGTTTCCTCATCGGCGGCATGTTCCTGTTGTCGTCGCTCGGCTTCGTCGCGGTCAACGGGTGGCGCCAGCGCGCGCAGCGGAACGCCGAGGTGCTCGGCAACCGCCGGGAATACCTCGCGTATCTGTCGGACCTGCGCGAGACCGTGCGCGTCGCCGCGCGCAAGCAGCGTCGGCACGGCGGGTGGATCATGCCCGCGCCCGCCGCGCTTCCCTACATCGCCGAGGAACGCTCGCGCGTCTGGGAGCGCCAGCCGGGCGACGAGACGTTCCTGCTCGCCCGTATCGGCGTCGCCGACCAGCCCCTCAGCCTGACGCTCGAGGCCCCCGAGCTGCCCCCGTTGGCGCAGCTCGATCCCGTCGCCGCCTCCGCCGCGCACCGCTTCATGCTCACGCACGAGATCCAGCGCGAGCTTCCCCTGGGCTTTCCGCTCGGCGACTACGCGCGCATCGAGCTCGTCGGTACCGACGAAGCGGCGGTGCGCAGCCTCGCCCGCTCGTTGGTGGCGTCGGCGGCCACCTTGCACGACCCCGAAGACGTGATCATCGCGGTGCTCGCTGGGCCCGCCCAGACGCCGGCGTGGGACTGGGTGAAGTGGCTCCCGCACGCGATGTCGTCGCGGGTGCAGGATCGTCTCGGGCCCGCACGCATGATCTCGGCATCGCTCGACGAGCTCGTCGACATGCTGCCGCCGCAGCTCGCGTCGCGTCCACGCTTCGCGCCGGGCGGGGGTGTCACCCCGCACGTGGTGCTGGTGGTCGACGGTGTCGACGTGTCTGCCGTCGGCTCGCTCGGAGGCCTCGAGAACGCCCAGGGCGTGACCGTCATCGACCTGCCCACCCGCTGGGACGAGCTCGACGACCCCGCCGTCGCGCGCGTCGCGCTCGCGGAGGCCGTCGCCCCGGCCCGCTCGCGCCGCGGCGAGGCGAAGGAGATCGTCGCCCCGGCGGAGTTCATCGACGGTGCGGGCCGCGCGCAGACGTTCTTCCCGGATGCCATGTCCATCGCCGAGGCCGAGGCGACCGCGCGCCGGCTCATGCCGCTGCGGCCGGCACCCATGGTCGTCACCGACGCGCCCACCACTCAGGGGCAGGCGGAGCTGACCGAGCTGCTCGGCCTGCCCGATGTGCGAACGATCGACTTCGACCGAGCGTGGAGCCCCCGCCTCGAGCGCGACCGTCTGCGCGTGCCGATCGGTCAAGAGCCGTCGGGTACTCCGCTCGTGCTCGACCTCAAGGAATCCGCATCCCAGGGTATGGGCCCGCACGGCGTCATGGTCGGAGCGACCGGCTCGGGCAAGTCCGAGGTGCTGCGCACGCTCGTGCTCGCGCTGGCGATGACGCACTCGCCCGAGCAGCTCAACTTCGTCCTGGTCGACTTCAAGGGTGGTGCCACCTTCGCCGGAATGGCCGAGATGCCGCACGTCTCGGCGGTCATCACCAACCTCGGCGCCGAGCTGGCCCTGGTCGACCGGTTCCAGGATGCCCTGCAGGGCGAGATCGTCCGCCGTCAGGAGCTGTTGCGCGCCGCGGGCAACTTCGCCAACGTCGGGGAGTACGAGGCGGCGCGTCGCGGTGGCCGCACCGATCTCGCTCCGCTTCCCGCCCTGCTCATCGTCGTCGACGAGTTCTCGGAGCTGCTGTCGGCCAAGCCGGAGTTCGTCGACAGCTTCCTCAACATCGGTCGCGTCGGCCGTTCCCTCCACGTGCATCTGCTCCTGGCATCCCAGCGCCTCGAAGAGGGAAAACTCCGCGGACTCGACACCTACCTGTCGTACCGGATCGGTTTGCGCACCTTCTCGGCCGCCGAGTCGCGCACGATCATCGGCACTCCCGACGCCTACACGTTGCCGCAGGAGCCGGGCGTCGGCTTCCTCAAGAGCGACACCGAGAACCTCGTGCAGTTCCGCGCGGCGTACGTCTCGGGGCGGCCGAAGGGCACCGCCGGGCTGTCCGTCGACGAGGTCGATGTCGCCGGCACCGGTCCCGCGCGCGTCGAGGTGTTCACCGCGATGGTCCAGCCCGACGACGAACGGGCCGACGACACCGATGCCGAACCGGAGGCCGTCGCGGTGCCCGTCGCCGACAAGCGCTCCACGTTCCAGATCGCCGTCGACCGCATGAAGGACCGCGGCCCGGAGGCGCACCAGGTGTGGCTGCCGCCGCTGGCCGAGCCCGCGCCCCTCGACGAGCTCATGCCCGACCTCGCGGAAGACCCGGAGCTCGGCCTCGTCTCGCGCCGCTGGCGCGATGCCGGGGCCCTCACGGTTCCGATCGGCGTGGTCGACATCCCCCTCGAACAGCGCCGCGACCACCTCACGGTCTCGCTCGGCGGGGCTGCAGGCCACGTCGCCATCGTGGGGTCTCCGCTCAGCGGCAAATCCACCCTGGCGCGCACGCTGGTGTCGGCGCTGGCGCTGACCGGAAGCCCGCGTGAGCTGCAGTTCTTCGTGCTCGATTTCGGCGGCGGCGGTTTCACGGCGATGCAGCGCCACCCGCACATCGCCGGCGTCGCCACCCGCACCGAGCCCGAGGCGGTGCGCCGCGCGGTCGCCGAGGTGGAGGCCGTGCTCGACGCGCGCGAGCAGTACTTCCGCCGCAACGCGGTCGATTCGATCGAGACGTACCGGTCGCGTCGGCGCGAGGGGCGTCTCGACGACGGTTTCGGTGACGTGTTCCTCGTCGTCGACGGCTGGTCGACCCTGCGGGCGGAGTTCGAGGCGCTCGAGGCCCGCATCCAGACCATCGCCGCGCGCGGCCTCAGTTTCGGCGTGCACGTGGTGGTGACCGCGAACCGCTGGCTCGAGATCCGTGCTGCCCTCAAAGACCTCGTCCAGACGCGCCTCGAGCTGCGGTTGGGTGACCCGACCGACTCCGACGTCGACCGCAAGCAGGCCGCCAACGTCCCCGTCGGCCAGCCCGGTCGCGGTCTCAGCGCGACCAAGCTGCAGATGCTCACGTCGGTGCCGCGCATCGACGGATCCGACGACCCCGCCACGATCGCCGACGGGGTCGCCGACATGATCGGCAAGGTCACGGCGGCCTGGCGGGGCGAGCCCGGACCCAAGCTGCGCCTGCTGCCCGAGAGCATCACGCTCGACGAGGTGCGCGCGCTCGTCGAGCCCGGCGACCCCCGTCTGCTGCTCGGCATCGAAGAGGCGCAGCTGGCGCCGTTCGGCGTCGATCCGCGCGTAGAGCCGCACCTGTTCGTGTACGGCGATTCGGGCATGGGCAAGTCGTCGTTTCTGCGGGGCGTGGCGAAAGAGATCCAGCGGCTCTACACGCCCGCCGAGGCGAAGATCTTCGTCGTCGACTATCGCCGCGCGCTGCTGGGGGAGATCCCCGACGACTACCTCGGCGCCTACCTGACGTCGCACGATCTGGCCACCGGCGGGATGAACGACCTCGCACAGTACTTCTCCACGCGCATTCCCGGGCCCGACGTCACACCCGCGCAGTTGCGCGAGCGCAGCTGGTGGAAGGGCGCGGAGGGCTTCATCTTCGTCGATGACTACGACCTCGTCGCCACCAGTCAGGGCAACCCGCTCGCGGTGCTGCAGCCCCTGCTGGCCCAGGCCGGCGACCTCGGGTTGCACGTGATCCTGACCCGGCGATCGGGTGGCGCGAGCCGAGCGGCGTACGATCCGATCATCCAGCGCTTCACCGACCTGGGCGTCACCGGCATCCTGCTCGGCGGCAATCCGGAAGAGGGAGCGCTGATCGGCCGGGTCAAGCCCGAGCGCGCCGCTCCCGGGCGCGCGCAGATCGTCAGCCGCGAGCACGGCCTCATCGCCTCGCAGCTGGTGTTCTCGCCGCCTGCGCACTGA